From the genome of Deinococcus aerolatus, one region includes:
- the pheS gene encoding phenylalanine--tRNA ligase subunit alpha, producing MTDNHQQEALAAIAQSESLEGLQAVKTRYVGKSGLVTRELGALGKLPPEERKARGAEINAVRQAIDAALTEREATLKRAALDARLASEAIDVTLPGLPLPAGGLHPINRVYDDLTRIYERLGYAVIEGPEVEDEHHNFEALNVPWYHPARDLQDTFWLEDGRLLRTHTSPMQIRYMVDHEPALKIVVRGKVYRYEATDATHEAMFHQLEGLVVGDGISMADLKGTIAEMARGLYGPSAKVRFQPSYYPFTEPGADFAVWWENPRGESKWLELGGCGMVHPNVFRAVDDLREAEGKPRVYEGKTGFAFGLGPERIAMLKYGIPDIRYFYANDPRVLGQFRGELG from the coding sequence ATGACAGACAACCATCAGCAGGAAGCATTGGCGGCAATCGCCCAGTCGGAGTCATTAGAAGGTTTGCAGGCCGTCAAGACCAGGTACGTGGGCAAGAGCGGACTGGTCACCCGGGAACTGGGCGCACTGGGCAAGCTGCCGCCGGAGGAACGCAAGGCACGCGGCGCAGAGATCAACGCCGTGCGGCAGGCCATCGACGCCGCCCTGACCGAGCGGGAGGCCACCCTCAAGCGCGCCGCGCTGGACGCCCGCCTCGCCAGTGAGGCGATTGATGTGACGTTGCCGGGCCTGCCGCTGCCTGCTGGCGGCCTGCACCCCATCAACCGCGTGTACGATGACCTGACCCGCATCTACGAGCGGCTGGGCTACGCGGTGATCGAGGGGCCGGAGGTCGAGGACGAACACCACAACTTCGAGGCGCTGAACGTGCCGTGGTATCACCCCGCCCGTGACCTTCAGGACACCTTCTGGCTGGAGGATGGCCGCCTGCTGCGGACGCACACCAGCCCCATGCAGATCCGTTACATGGTGGACCACGAGCCTGCCCTGAAGATCGTGGTGCGCGGCAAGGTGTACCGCTACGAGGCCACCGACGCCACCCACGAGGCCATGTTCCACCAGCTTGAAGGCCTGGTGGTGGGTGACGGCATCAGCATGGCGGACCTGAAAGGCACCATTGCGGAAATGGCACGCGGGCTGTACGGACCGTCTGCGAAGGTCCGGTTCCAGCCCAGCTACTACCCCTTCACCGAACCCGGCGCGGATTTTGCCGTGTGGTGGGAGAACCCGCGCGGCGAGAGCAAGTGGCTGGAGCTGGGCGGCTGCGGCATGGTTCACCCCAATGTCTTCAGGGCTGTGGACGACCTCCGAGAGGCCGAGGGCAAGCCACGCGTCTACGAGGGCAAAACGGGCTTTGCCTTCGGCCTGGGGCCAGAGCGGATTGCCATGCTCAAGTACGGTATTCCCGACATCCGCTACTTCTACGCCAACGATCCGCGCGTGCTGGGGCAGTTCCGGGGAGAGTTGGGCTAG
- a CDS encoding NUDIX domain-containing protein, with product MSILELRKLWGNRPLIAAAVGVLIQDETGRVLLQRRGDDGLWGEPGGALEPGEDFLAGARRELLEETGLVCPDLTLLPLPDGLQSGPELFHRYPNGHEIYIVGMRAHGTLPASALEQAQPDDSGETLELRWFALNDLPPLSNNANRQSLSVLRARLGLPPLPLEPTPPAPPVGNHLMALRNRVGPRPLFAPGANVLVTDGRDRLLLLRHGGTGKWTVPGGSLEPGESFEDCARRELLEETGLRAEALEPLQMFAGPRHRFTYPHGDVVDNVSVLYRAHDVTGPLTPQAGEVLEVGWFGADELPAEEELSGTLIVDNLRVWKGGQGT from the coding sequence GTGTCCATCCTCGAACTCCGCAAACTCTGGGGCAACCGCCCGCTGATTGCCGCCGCAGTCGGCGTACTGATTCAGGACGAAACGGGCCGCGTGCTGCTTCAGCGCCGGGGCGACGATGGCCTGTGGGGCGAACCCGGCGGCGCGCTAGAACCCGGCGAGGACTTTCTAGCCGGGGCGCGCCGCGAACTGCTGGAGGAAACCGGGCTGGTCTGCCCCGATCTGACCCTGCTGCCGCTGCCGGACGGCCTGCAAAGCGGCCCGGAACTGTTTCACCGCTACCCCAACGGCCACGAGATCTACATCGTGGGCATGCGGGCGCACGGAACGCTTCCGGCCTCCGCGCTGGAACAGGCCCAGCCGGACGACAGCGGCGAGACGCTGGAACTGCGCTGGTTCGCGCTGAATGACCTGCCCCCGCTGAGCAACAATGCCAACCGCCAGAGCCTGAGCGTGTTGCGTGCGCGGCTGGGTCTGCCGCCGCTGCCGCTGGAACCCACACCGCCCGCGCCGCCTGTTGGAAACCACCTGATGGCTTTGCGAAACCGCGTGGGGCCGCGGCCCCTCTTTGCCCCCGGCGCGAACGTGCTGGTCACAGATGGGCGAGACAGATTGCTGTTGCTGAGGCATGGCGGAACTGGAAAGTGGACGGTGCCGGGAGGCAGTCTGGAACCCGGCGAGAGCTTTGAGGACTGCGCCCGAAGGGAACTGCTCGAGGAGACGGGATTGCGGGCGGAGGCGCTGGAGCCGCTCCAGATGTTCGCCGGGCCGCGCCACCGCTTCACCTATCCGCACGGGGACGTGGTGGACAACGTGTCGGTGCTGTACCGGGCACATGACGTGACCGGCCCGCTGACCCCCCAGGCGGGCGAGGTGCTGGAAGTGGGCTGGTTCGGCGCGGATGAATTGCCAGCGGAGGAGGAACTGAGCGGGACATTAATTGTGGACAACCTGAGGGTATGGAAAGGGGGCCAGGGCACTTAG
- a CDS encoding response regulator transcription factor encodes MEQRILLIEDNPDITRVVEYELEQAGYRVLSASDGVSGLTSARESSPDLVILDLGLPDFDGAEIARRLRKTSSVPIIILTAMDAVDRKVNLLEAGADDYMTKPFHPEELVARVKVQLRHQQHGEVISIGALEIHPQKRLCHYNGHEVRLSPKEFDLLTFLARQPGRVYSRQEIEREVWNGELPSNSNVVDVHMANMRAKLRDLDGYGIIRTVRGIGYALKTS; translated from the coding sequence ATGGAGCAACGCATTCTATTGATCGAAGACAATCCAGACATCACCCGCGTCGTGGAATACGAGCTGGAGCAGGCTGGCTACCGGGTGCTGAGCGCCTCGGATGGCGTGAGCGGTCTGACCAGCGCCCGCGAGAGCAGTCCTGACCTGGTGATTCTGGACCTGGGGCTGCCCGACTTTGACGGCGCGGAGATCGCCCGTCGCCTGCGTAAGACCAGCAGCGTGCCGATCATTATCCTGACTGCGATGGACGCCGTGGACCGCAAGGTCAACCTGCTGGAAGCGGGGGCCGATGACTACATGACCAAGCCGTTCCACCCCGAGGAACTTGTGGCGCGGGTGAAAGTGCAACTCCGGCATCAGCAGCACGGCGAGGTCATTTCCATCGGGGCGCTGGAGATTCATCCCCAGAAACGGCTGTGCCACTACAACGGCCATGAGGTTCGCCTGTCGCCCAAGGAGTTTGACCTGCTGACCTTCCTGGCCCGCCAGCCGGGTCGGGTGTACTCCCGCCAGGAGATCGAGCGCGAGGTCTGGAACGGTGAGCTGCCCAGCAACAGCAACGTAGTAGACGTGCACATGGCGAACATGCGGGCCAAGCTGCGTGATCTGGATGGCTACGGCATCATCCGCACTGTACGGGGCATCGGGTACGCGCTGAAAACGTCCTGA
- the def gene encoding peptide deformylase: protein MTGPTTPTWISAAPPRVYPLRLYGDPVLRRKAKPLNLTDPLNVPGVGPQSVRQVADAMLETMFEARGVGLAAPQVGLPVRMFVAVEYEDDEEEDEGGDAPLRSRVLRDFVMINPVVSVLNKKKDKSYQEGCLSIPGIYEEGVPRARAVSVSYTDLDGNQKVLEAEDYLARVFQHELDHLDGVLFLDRLPPEVTEDYRKELLALQQKSRTLISDLAQADRLRRERAGA from the coding sequence ATGACCGGGCCAACGACTCCCACCTGGATTTCCGCCGCGCCGCCGCGCGTGTACCCGCTGCGCCTGTACGGCGATCCGGTCCTGCGCCGCAAGGCCAAACCGCTGAACCTGACCGACCCGCTGAATGTGCCGGGTGTGGGACCGCAGAGCGTGCGGCAGGTGGCCGACGCCATGCTGGAAACCATGTTCGAGGCGCGTGGGGTGGGCCTGGCCGCGCCCCAGGTGGGCCTACCTGTGCGGATGTTCGTGGCCGTGGAGTACGAGGACGACGAGGAGGAGGACGAGGGGGGAGACGCCCCACTGCGTTCGCGGGTGCTGCGCGATTTCGTGATGATTAACCCGGTGGTCAGCGTGCTGAACAAGAAAAAGGACAAGTCGTACCAGGAGGGCTGCCTGAGCATCCCCGGCATCTACGAGGAGGGTGTGCCGCGTGCCCGCGCCGTGTCGGTGAGCTACACCGATCTGGACGGCAACCAGAAGGTGCTGGAGGCCGAGGATTACCTGGCCCGCGTGTTTCAGCATGAATTGGATCACCTGGACGGCGTGCTGTTTCTGGACCGCCTGCCGCCCGAGGTGACTGAGGATTACCGCAAGGAACTGCTGGCGCTGCAGCAGAAGTCCAGGACGTTGATCAGCGATCTGGCCCAGGCAGACCGCCTGCGCCGCGAGCGTGCCGGTGCGTGA
- a CDS encoding phosphotransferase family protein: protein MLGQAAATPTNLTRLIHHFRSGALLVRSWPLAGGVSARVTAVEIRLAHGQAERLVVREYGARDLQANPDIARQEFRVLRALHAAHLPVPQPHYFETGALVTEFMEGQPEFEPADGASCVRQMAAFLARLHAIPPTRFSFLRPLALPSPCPRQPDESLSESRIRDALNRLDTPLSTRPVVLHGDVWPGNILWSGGRLTAVIDWEDAARGDPLADVGNARLELLFFLGVKALHAFTSEYAVLSGANMTVLPHWDLRAALRLCGRLGDWGLEQGLERQMRQRHQEFVDGALEQIQQT, encoded by the coding sequence GTGCTGGGTCAGGCGGCGGCCACACCGACCAACCTCACCCGGCTGATCCATCATTTCCGGTCAGGGGCTCTACTCGTCCGTTCCTGGCCCTTGGCGGGCGGCGTCTCTGCGCGTGTGACGGCCGTTGAGATACGTCTGGCCCACGGACAGGCCGAGCGTCTGGTGGTGCGCGAATACGGGGCACGTGACTTGCAGGCCAATCCCGACATCGCCCGGCAGGAGTTCAGGGTGCTGCGGGCACTCCACGCAGCCCATCTGCCTGTGCCTCAGCCGCATTATTTTGAAACGGGCGCGCTGGTCACCGAGTTCATGGAGGGCCAGCCCGAATTCGAGCCTGCTGACGGGGCCAGTTGCGTGCGCCAGATGGCCGCCTTCCTCGCCCGTCTGCACGCGATTCCCCCCACCAGGTTCTCTTTCCTGCGCCCGCTCGCATTGCCTAGCCCATGCCCCAGGCAGCCTGACGAGTCGCTGTCCGAGAGCCGTATCCGTGATGCCCTGAACCGTCTGGACACACCGCTTTCTACACGGCCCGTTGTGCTGCACGGTGATGTCTGGCCTGGCAACATCCTGTGGTCCGGGGGCCGCTTGACGGCGGTGATCGACTGGGAGGACGCGGCGCGGGGCGATCCGCTGGCCGACGTCGGCAATGCCCGGCTGGAACTGCTGTTCTTCCTGGGCGTGAAGGCCTTGCACGCCTTCACGAGTGAATACGCTGTCCTGAGCGGCGCGAACATGACAGTTCTACCGCACTGGGATCTGCGCGCGGCGCTGCGTCTCTGTGGACGACTGGGCGACTGGGGTCTGGAGCAGGGGCTGGAACGGCAGATGCGTCAGCGGCACCAGGAATTTGTGGACGGTGCCCTCGAACAGATTCAGCAGACCTGA
- a CDS encoding alpha/beta fold hydrolase, which produces MTGELPQDDFFEDGLDTDGLGEGVYIERLNGADLYFEVAGDPNAGEAPLVFLHGGPGYNSYSFRELFGESLERPVVYLDGRGSGRSGPLEDTEQGHETLDLDTLVADLEAVRDFLGLERIVPLGHGFGALIALEYARRHPTHTDRAVVVGPWVHFPALALTLLSEASALRGVELEDPAGAIRASTPEGQHPQVGDARVEAAFGLLNARDLLNTLEFVDAPSRMRLEFVDVESQLVGGGEVQEALVNQGMWEFEYLPFLAEIRRPVYVIVGVQDRTSYPEQVQYLADLADADVTVLDTGHYPWLDDEEAFAEALEDALRR; this is translated from the coding sequence ATGACCGGCGAACTGCCACAGGATGATTTTTTCGAGGACGGGCTGGACACCGATGGACTGGGCGAGGGCGTGTACATCGAGCGCCTGAACGGGGCCGACCTGTATTTCGAGGTGGCGGGCGACCCCAACGCCGGCGAGGCCCCGCTGGTTTTCCTGCACGGCGGGCCCGGCTACAACAGCTACTCGTTCCGGGAACTGTTCGGCGAGTCGCTAGAGCGCCCGGTGGTGTATCTGGACGGGCGCGGCAGCGGGCGCAGCGGTCCGCTGGAAGACACCGAGCAGGGCCATGAAACCCTGGACCTGGACACCCTGGTGGCCGACCTGGAAGCCGTGCGCGACTTTCTGGGCCTGGAGCGCATCGTGCCGCTGGGCCACGGCTTCGGCGCCCTGATCGCGCTGGAATACGCCCGCCGCCACCCCACGCACACCGACCGCGCCGTGGTTGTGGGCCCCTGGGTTCACTTTCCGGCGCTGGCGCTGACCCTGCTGTCGGAGGCCAGCGCCCTGCGCGGCGTGGAGTTGGAAGACCCTGCCGGGGCCATCCGCGCCAGCACCCCGGAAGGCCAGCATCCACAGGTGGGCGACGCGCGGGTGGAGGCCGCCTTTGGCCTGCTGAACGCCCGTGACCTGCTGAATACCCTGGAATTCGTGGACGCGCCCAGCCGCATGCGACTGGAATTCGTGGACGTGGAGAGCCAGCTCGTAGGGGGCGGCGAGGTGCAGGAGGCGCTGGTCAACCAGGGAATGTGGGAATTCGAGTACCTGCCCTTCCTGGCCGAGATACGCCGCCCGGTGTACGTGATCGTGGGGGTCCAGGACCGCACCAGCTACCCCGAACAGGTGCAGTACCTGGCCGATCTGGCCGACGCCGACGTGACCGTGCTGGACACCGGCCACTACCCCTGGCTGGACGACGAGGAGGCGTTCGCCGAGGCGCTAGAAGATGCATTGAGACGCTAG
- a CDS encoding NUDIX hydrolase — translation MRPRAVGILFNDQDQVLLMLRQKAGRAYATLPGGGIESDETPAEACARELLEEVNLVVAVGQEVLVLDNLDNHEHYFRVSLVSGEMRLGDGPEGIRNSAENSYAPQWVNVSELDAVNLVPPQARGVVRILAQTAG, via the coding sequence ATGAGACCCCGCGCTGTCGGTATCCTCTTCAACGATCAAGATCAGGTCCTGCTAATGCTGCGGCAGAAGGCGGGCCGCGCCTACGCCACGCTGCCCGGCGGCGGCATCGAGAGCGACGAAACCCCTGCCGAGGCCTGCGCCCGCGAACTGCTGGAGGAAGTCAATCTGGTGGTGGCGGTGGGCCAGGAAGTGCTGGTGCTGGACAATCTGGACAACCACGAACACTACTTCCGCGTATCCCTCGTCTCCGGCGAGATGCGCCTGGGCGACGGCCCCGAGGGCATTCGCAACAGCGCCGAGAATTCGTATGCGCCCCAGTGGGTGAACGTCTCGGAACTGGACGCCGTGAATCTGGTGCCGCCGCAGGCGCGCGGGGTGGTTCGAATCCTCGCCCAAACCGCTGGCTGA
- the dkgB gene encoding 2,5-didehydrogluconate reductase DkgB, translating to MTASDWPASHWTVPPFGLGTFRLKDQVVRDSVRDALELGYRAIDTAQGYGNEAEIGETIAQSGVKREDLFITTKIKPDNYSADKLVSSLRESLEKLQTDAVDLTLIHWPAPRGPVSAEEYLGALADAQAQGLTRHIGVSNFTIALLKQARELLGDRAIATNQVEIHPYLQNRKLAEFARQEGIHLTSYMTLAVGRVMEDEVMGEIAAAHGATPAQVALAWAMGQGFSVIPSSTRREHLESNMKALDLKLTDEDMERIAALDGRGERLANPASVAPDWD from the coding sequence ATGACTGCATCAGACTGGCCTGCCTCGCACTGGACTGTGCCGCCCTTTGGCCTGGGGACCTTTCGCCTGAAAGACCAGGTTGTCCGGGACTCCGTCCGTGACGCACTGGAGCTGGGGTACCGCGCCATAGACACCGCGCAGGGCTATGGCAACGAGGCCGAGATCGGTGAGACCATCGCGCAGAGCGGAGTGAAACGCGAAGACCTGTTCATCACCACCAAGATCAAGCCGGACAACTACAGTGCCGACAAACTGGTGTCCAGCCTGCGCGAGAGCCTGGAAAAGCTGCAGACCGACGCCGTGGACCTGACCCTGATCCACTGGCCCGCCCCGCGCGGCCCGGTGAGCGCCGAGGAGTACCTGGGCGCACTGGCCGACGCCCAAGCCCAGGGCCTGACCCGCCATATCGGCGTGTCGAACTTCACCATCGCCCTGTTAAAACAGGCCCGCGAACTGTTGGGGGACCGGGCCATCGCCACCAACCAGGTGGAGATTCACCCGTATCTGCAAAACCGCAAACTGGCTGAGTTCGCCCGTCAGGAGGGCATCCACCTGACCTCCTACATGACGCTGGCGGTGGGCCGGGTCATGGAGGACGAGGTCATGGGCGAGATCGCCGCCGCCCACGGGGCCACGCCCGCACAGGTGGCGCTGGCCTGGGCCATGGGGCAGGGCTTCTCGGTGATTCCGTCGTCCACCCGGCGCGAACACCTGGAGAGCAACATGAAGGCGCTGGACCTCAAGCTGACCGACGAGGACATGGAGCGCATCGCCGCGCTGGACGGTCGGGGCGAGCGCCTTGCCAACCCGGCCAGCGTCGCGCCCGACTGGGATTGA
- a CDS encoding phenylalanine--tRNA ligase subunit beta, with product MKLSYSWLQELVPNLPPVTELEPIFANLGLPLEGIEKTPTPPGGVLLSVITRAEAMPGTQLARLTLDTGPHGERVIATGAPGAASLPAGTVVALVTPGTALGDTEYGVRMLQGVESWGMAASAKELGIGESSAGILTFPAGTAQPGTPMDELWPTDHVLDIEVTPNRADALSALGVARDLAAFLKLELKLPPAGPAAHGSGEIRVSLPPKGLTIERDPSKKLRFGCDHFAARTVGGVQNGPSPLWMQRRLSLAGMRPIDLIVDTSNYVMLELGQPTALYDRRDVTGDQILVAFGLRQGEEVADLMGGTHTVGPEDLLILDGREREISTVADALANAGQPQPGAGVLGIAGIMGGDHGRVRADTTDVVIESAHFDPVLLRRTSTRLGLKTDAVYRYERGVDPLLSPRAADRVAGLLAECGGGTVEPGATVVGTPEIPGQITADADAIRALLGMEIDTAEMRAILVRLGCDVAGEGDTLLVTPPSWRIDMNIWQDVAEEVARLHGYAELPETLPTLRIHESNIGASAANDERQNLRRTLAGLGFQEVVTYTFSSDEEAQKARAEAPSVRLRNPMTTDRTALRTALYPSLLRAALAHPKGERVLLAEQGRIFPKGGEAERLGLLMRGPFAPNTFQGGVAGGYSVFRGLLEALAASQGAALEIRQLRGDAVPSALHPGIAGEVVWNRQAIGWIGAVHPEIAQEFGLKGETFLLEVALPLPGRAWGFRDPSRAPAAWRDLAVIAPQTVGYGEIAALLRAEAGDTLESVEPFDVYTGDQVGEGHRSVAVRLVFRGAKTLTDAEVDPVMSRLMGAVRAQGWGIREK from the coding sequence ATGAAATTGTCCTATTCCTGGCTTCAAGAACTTGTTCCCAACCTCCCGCCGGTCACCGAGCTGGAACCCATCTTCGCCAATCTGGGCCTCCCGCTGGAAGGCATCGAGAAGACGCCCACTCCGCCGGGGGGCGTGCTGCTCTCGGTCATCACGCGGGCCGAGGCGATGCCCGGCACGCAGCTGGCGAGGCTGACGCTGGACACCGGGCCGCACGGCGAACGCGTGATCGCCACGGGTGCGCCGGGTGCGGCGAGCCTGCCGGCCGGAACGGTGGTGGCGCTGGTCACGCCCGGCACCGCGCTGGGCGACACCGAGTACGGCGTCCGCATGTTGCAGGGTGTCGAATCCTGGGGCATGGCCGCCAGCGCCAAGGAGCTGGGCATCGGCGAGAGCAGCGCCGGAATCCTGACCTTCCCGGCGGGTACCGCACAACCCGGCACGCCCATGGATGAGCTGTGGCCCACCGATCACGTCCTGGACATCGAGGTCACGCCCAACCGCGCCGACGCCCTGAGCGCCCTGGGGGTGGCCCGCGATCTGGCCGCCTTCCTCAAGCTGGAACTGAAGCTGCCTCCTGCTGGTCCCGCCGCTCACGGGAGCGGCGAGATCCGGGTCAGCCTGCCGCCGAAGGGATTGACCATCGAGCGCGATCCCTCAAAGAAGCTGCGCTTCGGCTGTGACCACTTCGCGGCGCGCACGGTGGGCGGCGTGCAGAACGGCCCCTCACCGCTGTGGATGCAGCGCCGCCTGTCGCTGGCGGGAATGCGCCCGATTGACCTGATCGTGGATACCAGCAACTACGTGATGCTGGAACTGGGCCAGCCCACCGCGCTGTATGACCGCCGTGACGTGACCGGCGATCAGATTCTGGTGGCCTTTGGGCTGCGCCAGGGCGAGGAAGTCGCTGATCTGATGGGCGGTACACACACGGTTGGCCCCGAGGACCTGCTGATTCTGGACGGACGCGAGCGCGAGATTTCCACCGTGGCCGACGCCTTGGCCAACGCTGGACAGCCCCAGCCGGGCGCGGGGGTGCTGGGCATCGCCGGGATCATGGGCGGCGATCACGGGCGGGTGCGGGCCGACACGACGGACGTGGTGATCGAGTCCGCGCACTTTGACCCGGTGTTGCTGCGCCGGACCAGCACGCGTCTGGGCCTCAAGACCGACGCCGTGTACCGCTACGAGCGCGGCGTCGATCCACTGCTCTCGCCCAGGGCGGCGGACCGGGTGGCGGGCCTGCTGGCCGAGTGCGGTGGCGGAACGGTGGAGCCGGGCGCGACGGTGGTGGGCACCCCCGAAATCCCCGGCCAGATCACGGCTGACGCCGACGCCATCCGCGCCCTGCTGGGTATGGAGATCGATACGGCGGAGATGCGGGCCATCCTCGTCCGCCTGGGCTGTGACGTGGCAGGCGAGGGTGACACGTTGCTCGTCACGCCGCCGTCCTGGCGCATCGACATGAACATCTGGCAGGACGTGGCCGAGGAAGTTGCCCGCCTGCACGGCTACGCGGAGCTGCCCGAAACGCTGCCCACGCTGCGGATCCACGAGAGCAACATCGGCGCGTCTGCCGCCAACGACGAGCGCCAGAACCTGCGCCGCACGCTGGCCGGACTGGGCTTTCAGGAGGTGGTGACCTACACCTTCTCCAGCGACGAGGAGGCCCAGAAGGCGCGGGCTGAGGCTCCCAGTGTGCGCCTTCGCAACCCCATGACCACAGACCGCACGGCGCTGCGAACCGCGCTGTACCCCAGCCTGCTGCGCGCCGCACTGGCGCATCCCAAGGGCGAGCGCGTCCTGCTGGCCGAACAGGGCCGTATCTTCCCGAAGGGCGGCGAGGCCGAGCGGCTGGGCCTGCTGATGCGCGGGCCATTTGCGCCGAACACCTTCCAGGGCGGCGTGGCGGGCGGCTACAGCGTCTTTCGGGGACTGCTGGAGGCGCTGGCCGCCAGCCAGGGCGCTGCGCTGGAGATTCGCCAGTTGCGCGGCGACGCTGTGCCCAGTGCGCTGCACCCCGGCATTGCCGGAGAGGTTGTCTGGAACAGACAGGCCATCGGCTGGATCGGCGCGGTGCATCCCGAAATCGCCCAGGAATTTGGCCTGAAGGGCGAGACGTTTCTGCTGGAAGTCGCCCTGCCGCTGCCCGGAAGGGCGTGGGGCTTCCGCGATCCCAGTCGCGCTCCTGCCGCGTGGCGCGATCTGGCGGTTATTGCACCGCAGACCGTGGGCTACGGCGAGATTGCCGCGCTGCTGCGTGCCGAGGCGGGGGACACGCTGGAAAGCGTGGAGCCGTTCGACGTGTACACCGGCGATCAAGTCGGGGAGGGCCACCGCAGCGTGGCCGTGCGACTGGTCTTCCGGGGCGCGAAGACCCTGACCGATGCGGAAGTCGATCCGGTGATGAGCCGGCTGATGGGCGCGGTGCGGGCGCAGGGCTGGGGCATCCGCGAGAAGTAG
- a CDS encoding NUDIX hydrolase yields MILPETFAIPCVGAIIARQVGGVRCLLIQERLKPGAGIENGMLEVAAGKVREYENVFAALRREVGEETGLRLTRIAGENTAITRTVNGYAVMSYTPFCITQNLSGGYSIILHTFICEAEGEPLTQTDETRHLRWLPLAECRQRLRDRPEDFYPLHINVLSLYLGQEQP; encoded by the coding sequence ATGATCCTGCCCGAAACATTCGCGATTCCCTGCGTTGGGGCCATCATTGCCCGTCAGGTTGGTGGCGTGCGCTGCCTGCTGATTCAGGAGCGCCTCAAGCCGGGCGCAGGCATCGAGAACGGCATGCTGGAAGTGGCGGCGGGCAAGGTGCGCGAGTACGAGAACGTGTTTGCCGCCCTGCGCCGCGAGGTGGGCGAGGAAACGGGCCTGCGCCTGACCCGGATCGCGGGCGAAAACACTGCCATCACCCGCACCGTGAACGGCTACGCGGTCATGAGCTACACGCCGTTTTGCATCACCCAGAACCTGTCGGGCGGCTATTCGATCATCCTGCACACCTTCATCTGCGAGGCTGAGGGTGAACCGCTGACGCAGACGGACGAAACGAGACATCTGCGTTGGCTGCCGCTGGCCGAGTGTCGCCAACGCCTGCGAGACCGGCCCGAAGACTTCTATCCCCTTCACATCAACGTGCTCAGCCTTTATCTGGGCCAGGAGCAACCATGA
- the fmt gene encoding methionyl-tRNA formyltransferase — MRDSRGLRVAFFGSPAFALPVLEAIRAQFEVVLVVAQPDKPVGRGLKLTPPPVAARAAELGLLLAQPDRLRRNADFAAVLRDSGADVAVTCAYGKILPASLLEVPRHGFLNTHTSLLPAYRGAAPIQWALIHGETVTGTTIMQTDPGMDTGPILLQEELPIAPQWTSLDLSDALAGQAARLIVTALERLGRGGLPPTAQDDAAATHAPMLVKEDGFVRWTDSALAVVNRYRGVAAWPQTTAFLNGARLKLGGLSVGEGVGGPGEVVGMDAEGLLVACASGAVRVQTIQPETRRPQPASVWATSAGAGVGTRFDLWTPESD; from the coding sequence GTGCGTGATTCGCGCGGCCTGCGGGTGGCGTTCTTTGGCTCCCCGGCCTTCGCGCTGCCGGTGCTGGAGGCCATCCGCGCGCAGTTTGAGGTTGTGCTGGTGGTGGCCCAGCCGGACAAACCCGTGGGGCGCGGGCTAAAGCTGACCCCGCCCCCCGTTGCGGCGCGGGCCGCTGAGCTGGGGCTGCTGCTGGCCCAGCCCGACAGGCTGCGGCGCAACGCGGACTTCGCGGCGGTGCTGCGGGACAGCGGCGCGGATGTGGCCGTGACCTGCGCCTACGGCAAGATCCTGCCCGCCTCTCTCCTTGAGGTGCCCAGACACGGCTTCCTGAACACCCATACCAGCCTGCTGCCCGCGTACCGGGGCGCAGCGCCGATACAGTGGGCGCTGATCCACGGCGAGACCGTTACGGGCACCACCATCATGCAGACCGATCCCGGCATGGACACCGGGCCGATTCTTTTGCAAGAAGAGCTGCCGATTGCCCCGCAGTGGACCAGCTTGGACCTGTCGGACGCGCTGGCAGGGCAGGCGGCGCGGCTGATCGTGACGGCGCTGGAGCGGCTGGGCCGGGGCGGGCTGCCCCCCACGGCCCAGGACGACGCAGCGGCCACCCACGCGCCGATGCTGGTCAAGGAGGACGGCTTCGTGCGCTGGACCGATTCGGCCCTGGCCGTGGTGAACCGTTACCGGGGCGTGGCGGCCTGGCCGCAGACCACCGCGTTCCTGAATGGCGCCCGCCTCAAGCTGGGTGGCCTGAGCGTGGGGGAGGGGGTGGGTGGGCCGGGCGAGGTTGTGGGCATGGACGCTGAGGGGCTGCTGGTCGCCTGTGCGAGCGGCGCGGTGCGCGTGCAGACCATTCAGCCGGAAACCCGCCGCCCCCAGCCCGCGTCCGTCTGGGCCACCTCCGCAGGGGCCGGGGTAGGAACGCGTTTTGACCTGTGGACCCCGGAATCGGATTAA